The window CCTTCCAGCACTTCTTTTTCCAGTCTTGCGGTTAGCTTATCATCATAGTTCAAATTATTTTGCAAACGGTTTTGAATGATATTTATAAGGAATGCCTTATCAATATCCTTTCGCTTATCCAACTGCTCTGCGCAATAAGCTATAGCACGTTCGCGGGTAAAAAGTTCTATCGTATTTTTGTCAGTAGCCGTGTTTTTATATAATATACTAATGGTATAGTTTTCATTCCCACGCTGGTATTTTGAAACCAGTGTTAATATACCCCGGTCATATACCTCTTTTAAAAGTCGGTAACCTTCCTGCAAGTATTTTTCTTTTTGCTTTTCGCTGATGCCGGCATTATGCCATTTTATTTCAAAATCGTTTTTAAAGCCATTTAATTGCTGGTCGGCAACATCGGGTTGCAACTGGTAAATCGGCGTAATGCTGCGCAGGGCTGCTTCCTGGTCTGCTGCCAGTTCCTGCCCGGTTTTTAATATGGCGAAGTTATAAGGGGAAATCAGGTCTTTTTGGTTCCAGATACGGCCTTTTTCATACTCGTAACGGAATTTGGCTTGTTTAGGTAAGGTATATACAATTAAACAGATGCTCAGCAACATCATGAAATACTTAATATTTCGGGCGTATTTACGGAATAATGCCCTTTGGCGCGATGCTGATAGTGTTGCCATTTAGTTTTTTATACATAGCAAAAGTAGCATTTTATGATGATGTTTAATATTGTCCCGTCGAATAGCAGAATATATCTATTGATAAATTTAATTATGCATGCATAGTATTTTTACACAAAACATGCAACCTACACACAAAAAAACTACATTTGCCTCACCAATTTATTCATATGAAAGAAGTAGTTATTGTTGCCGCTACCCGTACGCCGATTGGTAGTTTTGGTGGTTCGTTAGCATCGTTAAGCGCCACGCAGTTAGGCGCTATAGTTATAAAAAGCGCGGTTGAAAAAGCCGGCGTAAAACCCCAACAGGTTCAGGAGGTTTATTTCGGGAATGTCATGTCGGCCAATTTAGGGCAGGCACCTGCTACCCAGGCCGCTAAGTTTGCAGGTTTACCAGACATGCCTGCTACTACTATTAATAAAGTCTGCGCTTCGGGCATGAAAGCTGTTATGCTGGCCGCGCAAAGTATTGCTTTAGGGCAGCAGGATATTGTTGTTGCCGGCGGGATGGAGAGTATGAGCAACGTACCTTACTATTTAGACAAAGCACGTACAGGCTATCGTTTAGGCCATGGTCAGATTACTGACGGGCTGATTAAAGACGGTTTGTGGGACGTATATAACGATTACCATATGGGTTCGGCTGCTGAACTGTGCGCGGTTGATTGTAATGTAACCCGAGAACAGCAGGATGCTTTTGCTATCGAATCGTACAAACGTTCGCAGCAAGCTATTGCAGATAGTAAATTTAAGGACGAGATTACTCCCGTTGAAATAAAAGACCGCAAAGGTGATGTTACCCTATTTACTACAGATGAAGAGCCGGCCGCGGTGAAATTTGATAAAATACCATCGTTAAAACCTGTATTTAAAAAAGATGGTACAGTTACCGCGGCTAATGCATCAACCTTAAATGATGGTGCTGCCGCTTTGGTATTAATGAGCCGCGAAAAAGCCGACGAATTGGGTATTAAACCCCTTGCCCGTATTGTAGCTTACGCAGATGCGCAACAAGCGCCCGAATGGTTTACCACTGCCCCATCTAAAGCTATCCCGTTGGCCTTACACAATGCCAAGTTATCGGCAGATCAAATTGACTTCTTCGAGATCAATGAAGCATTTTCCGTAGTGGCTATAGCCAATAACCAAATATTGAAGTTAGATCCAACCAAAGTTAATGTTAACGGCGGCGCGGTGGCACTTGGCCATCCGCTGGGTGCATCGGGTGCGCGCATTATTGTAACATTGGCACATGTGTTGCAGCAAAATAAGGGTAAGTTCGGCGTAGCAGGTATTTGTAATGGCGGAGGTGGCGCCAGTGCAATTGTTATCGAAAATTTACGTTAATTCGGATAATGAAAAGATTATTTGTTTTACTGTTAATTTCTCTCAGTATCGGCAATGCATTTGCTCAGCATTCTGATGAGGCTACCCGTATAAAGCAATTAAACCGATATCAGGATAGCCTTGTTCGACTGGGTAAAAAAATGGTAGATGCCAACCTCGATCTGGAACGCAAAAACGCCAATTATTCTTTTATCAAAACGTTAGTAAGCGCGTTAAAAATCAATAATTCGTTTCTTTATAAGTTCGATTCTTTAAAAACCATCAGTATACTGAATTCTCCGGATAATAAGTTCCGGATATTTACCTGGTATGTTTTGAATGAGGATGGTAGCTATCGCTTTTATGGCGCTATACAAATGAATACGGGCGGCCCTTTGGTATTACATCCGCTGGAAGATTACTCTCCGTTAATGAAAAGCCCCGAAGACTCCACAGGAAATAACCGCAAGTGGTTTGGAGCAGAATATTACAAGATCATCCCTGTATATGGCGCAAAAACATATTATACATTACTGGGCTGGAAAGGCAACACGGTAGAATCAACAAAAAAGGTGATCGAGGTGCTTTCGTTTAAAGACAATAAACCCGAATTTGGCATGGCTATTTTTGATGGCAATGGCAAAGTACGCAAACGTGTAGTATTTGAATATACACGCCAGGCATCCATGCTGTTAAGATATGTGCACGATCAAAACCTCATCGTTTTCGACCACCTTGCCCCGCCCGATAAAAAGCTGAAGGATAAATTTAGCACCTACGGGCCCGACCTTACTTACGATGGTTATAGATTAAAAAACGGCCGTTGGGTATATGTGGAAAATTTGGATATGAAAAACGTTCCCGACGAACGCGATAAAGATTATATAGAACCAGAAAAAAAGCAGCCGGTTAGAACCCCCGCTAACATCAAAAGAACTGGCAAATAAACCATTACCCAATATTTAATCTATCAATTATAATATATTCAGTATAAAATTTCGATTTACGGGATTTATTGTATTTTAGAAAAATTTTAAAAGATTTTATGACAAAAGACACACTGGCTGTTCCAGCCGAAAAGAAGTCAAGATTTCCCAAAGCAGTACCTTACATTATAGGAAACGAAGCGGCAGAACGTTTTAGTTTTTACGGTATGCGGTCAATACTCACGCTATTTTTGGTAAATCAGTTCTTTAATCCTACAAATAACCCGGCGCTAACTGAACAAGCTAATGCACATGGTAACAAGTTACACCACCTTTTTGTGATGGTAGCATACGCCTTACCTTTTGTAGGAGGCATGATAGCCGACTGGTTCACAGGCAAATACAAGCTCATCCTATATGTGTCCCTGATTTACTGCCTTGGGCATTTTTTATTAGCAACTTTTGACGGCGGGCTTACCGGCTTTGAAATAGGATTGCTTGTAGTCGCTATTGGTGCCGGCGGTATCAAGTCATGTGTATCTGCCAATGTTGGCGACCAATTTGATGCTACCAACCAGGATTTGCTTTCAAAAGTATATGGCTGGTTCTATTTCAGTATCAATGCGGGTTCTATGATTTCAACTGTTGCCATCCCGTGGACTTATGAGCATTTTGGCCCGAGATGGGCTTTTGGTATTCCCGGGATCTTAATGGCACTGGCTACCATCATATTCTTTTCGGGTCGTAAAAAATATGTGAAAGTACCTCCGCAGGGCGTTAACCGCAATAATATGGTATTCATAACCTGGTATGCGCTAACGCACTCAAGCAAAAGAAAACCCGGTCAATCCCTGCTTGATGTCGCTAAAGAGTCTTATCTGCCTGAGCGTGTTGAAGGCGTTAAAGCGGTTTATCGCGTTATGGTAGTGTTTTTCTTCGCACTGGCATTTTGGGCTGTCTGGGATCAGTGCTTATCTGAATGGACACTGTATGCCGATAAAATGGACCGCAACATCAACCTGGGCTTTACCTCGTTTACTGTACTGCCCGGCCAGTTGTCGACTATTAATACGGTATTTCTGTTACTTTTTATTCCTTTATTTAATTATGTGATATACCCCTGGTTCGATAAAAAAGGACTTAAAACCACACCTTTGAGAAGGTTAGGAACAGGTTTAATTTTAACTGCTTTATCGTTTGTGGTGATTGGCTTTACACATAAAAGTATTGAACATGGCGGCACCCCATCAATATGGTGGCAAGTATTAGCTTTCATGATACTTTCAGCTGCCGAAGTACTGGTTTCGATCACTGGCCTGGAGTACGCTTATACGCATTCTCCTAAATCAATGAAAAGCACCATGACAGGTATTTGGTTTCTTGTAGTATCATTCGGTAACCTGATCACGGCATTGGTAAACGGGCAAATTGAAAGCGGCGGATGGTGGGCACGCAATCTTAGAGGTGCAAACTACGAGTGGTTTTTCGTTGCTTTTATCAGTGTATTTATAATTGTGTTCATGATAGTTTCGCCGCGGATGAAAGAACGCAACTACATAACTGATCCCTATGTCGGCGAAAACGAAATTGCAGCAAATGCTGAAAAACTTTAATTAATATTTAACAACCTGATATAATGTGCCATTTAACCTGTTAAAATAGGTTAAATGGCATTTATATTTTGTATATATTGTAATAAGCCCTTAGCTTCGCAGTTATTAATAAAAACTACACTATACCTGTGCCGGACAGCATTGTAATTATACCTACCTACAACGAAAAGGAAAATGTTGAGCGCATGATACGCAAAGTATTCTCGCTTCAGCACGATTTCCATGTACTTATTATTGATGACGGCTCTCCGGACGGTACACCGCAAATTGTAAAAAGCTTACAAAACGAATATACGGGGCGCCTGCATATAGAAGAGCGTGCCGGTAAACAGGGATTAGGAACTGCCTATATCCACGGCTTTCGCTGGTGCCTGGAACGCGATTACGAATACATTTTTGAAATGGACTGCGATTTTTCGCATAATCCCGAAGACCTGATACGCTTACGGCAGGCATGTATTGATGGAGCGGATATGTCGGTAGGTTCGCGGTATGTAACGGGTGTAAATGTGGTAAACTGGCCCATGAGCAGGGTTTTAATGAGCTACTTCGCATCTGTATATGTCCGTTTTATAACCGGCGAAGATGTACGCGACTTTACTGCTGGCTTTGTATGCTATAAACGCAAAGTTTTACAAACTATAGAACTGCATAAAATAAAATTTGTGGGCTATGCCTTCCAAATTGAAATGAAGTACACTACCATTAAGCATGGATTTCAATTGATAGAAGTCCCCATCATTTTCACCGATCGCACTGAAGGTTCATCAAAAATGTCGGGCGGTATATTCTACGAAGCCTTTTTTGGGGTGATTCAAATGAAGCTGAACAGCATTTTTAGGAAGTATCCCGAAGGGTAGTGATTAGTTAATCAGTAATTAGAGATTAGTTATAAATTATACTTGTAGCGATGGGTTTTACCCATCGCTATTTTGTTCTTACTAATCTCTGACCAACTAATCACTAATCTCAACAAAAATCCTATTTTTGTTAGCAATGAACGAGCATCTTGATCCCGACCGCGAAAGGCTATCTGCTACCGAATACGATATCGAAAAGGTATTGCGTCCGCAGGCATTTGAGGATTTTACCGGTCAGCAGAAGATATTAGCTAATCTTAAAATATTTGTTCAGGCTGCCCGTCAGCGTGGCGAGGCGCTTGACCATGTGCTGCTGCACGGCCCGCCGGGATTAGGTAAAACCACCCTATCGCACATTATTGCTAACGAGATGGGCGTTGGTATCAAGATCACCTCCGGCCCCGTATTAGATAAACCAGGCGACCTTGCCGGCTTACTCACTAACCTGGAAGCAGGCGATATCCTTTTTATTGACGAGATACACCGTTTAAGTCCGCTGGTTGAAGAATACCTGTATTCGGCCATGGAGGATTTTAAAATAGATATTATGCTGGAGAGCGGCCCGAATGCACGCTCAGTACAATTATCATTAAACCCATTCACATTGGTTGGGGCAACTACACGTTCGGGGCTATTAACTGCTCCTCTCCGCGCCCGGTTCGGTATTAATTCAAGACTTGAATACTACGATGCTAAATTACTGACCACCATCTTATTAAGATCGGCATCTATACTAAAAACGCCTATCAGCGATGAGGGCGCTTATGAAATTGCCCGCCGGAGCCGTGGCACCCCGCGTATTGCCAATGCCTTACTGCGCCGCACACGCGATTTCGCCCAGATAAAAGGTGATGGCAACATTGATACAGATATTGCCAAATATGCCCTTAATGCCTTAAATGTTGATGAGCATGGCCTGGATGAAATGGATAATAAAATATTATCTACCATTATAGAAAAATTTAAAGGCGGCCCGGTAGGTTTAAAAACTATAGCTACGGCGGTAGGCGAAGATGAAGGCACCATTGAGGAAGTTTATGAACCATTCCTGATACAGGAAGGGTTTTTAATGCGCACCTCGCGTGGCCGCGAAGCTACCGAGCATGCTTATAAGCACTTGGGGCTATTTAAATCGGGCGGAAGCCAAACCTTATTTTAATACTATTATTAGCTATCTTACCTAAAATGAAGAAAATACTATTGGCTATAGTGTTTGCGGGGACTGTTGTTGCCGTAAAAGCGCAAATGGTTAACAAGGTGACCGATCCTGTTGAGTATGTGAACCCATTAATGGGTTCGGCATCAAAACCCGATCTTTCTAACGGGAACACTTATCCTGCCATTGCATTGCCCTGGGGCATGAACTTCTGGACACCGCAAACGGGTAAAATGGGTAACGGTTGGGCTTATACTTACGATGCTGATAAAATCCGCGGCTTTAAACAAACGCACCAGCCATCGCCATGGATGAACGACTACGGACAGTTTTCTATTATGCCGGTTAGCGGGCATATGGCGCTTTCGGAATATAAACGGGCCAGTTGGTTCAGTCACAAAGCCGAAGTATCTAAACCATATTATTACAGCGTTTACCTGGCCGATCACGATATTACGACCGAGATCACCCCTACCGAACGTGCTGCGCAATTCCGCTTCACGTTTCCTAAAAGCGACAGTTCTTTTGTGGTGATAGACGCGCTTGATCGTGGGTCATATATCAAAATTATCCCGGGCGAAAATAAGATCATTGGCTATACTACCCGTTATGCCCGCAGCAAACTAACCAACTTTAAAAACTACTTTGTTATTTATGTAGATAAGCCGTTCACACTTGCGCATGCCTGGAAAGACTCGAGCGTGGTGAAAGATTCTCTGGAATTGACGAGCAAGCATTCCGGGGCTGTTATTGGTTTCAAAACCAGGAAAGGCGAAGTAGTAAACCTTAAGGTTGCCTCATCCTTCATCAGTTTTGCACAGGCCGAGTTGAACCTGAAACGCGAGGTTGGTACTAACAGCTTCAACACCACTATGACCAACGCCAAAGCCATTTGGAATAAAACCTTAAGCCGTATACAGGTTGAAGGTGGCTCGGTTGATCAAACACGTACGTTTTACTCGTGTCTGTACCGCATGCTATTCTTCCCCAACAAACTATACGAGTTAGATGCCAACAACAAACCCACACACTGGAGCCCCTACACCGGTAAAGTTTACCCTGGTTATATGTTTGCCGGTACCGGCTTTTGGGACACTTTCAGGGCATTATATCCCTTTCTTAACCTGATGTATCCTTCCATTAATAAAGAGATGCAGGAAGGTTTAATAAACGACTATAAAGAAGGCGGCTGGCTGCCAGAATGGAGCAGCCCGGGTTACGCACCAATTATGATCGGTAATAACTCCGCCTCGGTTGTGTCTGATGCCTATATAAAAGGTATGCGTGGCTACGATATCAAGACACTGTATGATGCTTTACTACACGGAGCAAACAACGTAGGGCCGGGTGGCACGGGCCGTACAGGCGTAGAATATTATAATACTTTGGGCTATGTGCCTTATGATGTAAAAATTGACGAGAACGCGGCACGTACATTAGAATATGCCTATGACGATTTTACTATTTACCAATTAGGCAAAGCTTTAGGTCGCCCCAAAGCCGAAACCGATATCTACAAAAACCGGTCGATGAACTACAAAAAGCTGTTCGATCCGCAAACAGGATTAATGCGCGGTAAAAACAAAGACGGCAGCTTTGAAACCCCGTTCAACCCATTTAAATGGGGCGATGCCTTTACCGAAGGAAACAGCTGGCATTATAGTTGGAGTGTTTTTCACGACATTAATGGTCTGATAGGCTTAATGGGTGGAAAAAAAGCGTTTGTGAACAAACTGGATTCGGTATTTATTTTGCCGCCAGTATTTGATGATAGTTACTACCAGGGCGTAATACACGAGATCCGCGAAATGCAAATTATGAACATGGGGCAATACGCGCATGGTAATCAGCCTATTCAACATATGCTTTACCTATATAACTACGGCAGCCAGCCCTGGAAAACTCAATACTGGGTACGCGAAGCCATGAACCGCCTGTACAAAGCTACACCCGATGGCTACTGCGGCGATGAAGACAACGGCCAAACATCTGCCTGGTATGTATTTTCTGCGATGGGCTTCTACCCTGTTTGCCCGGCGACCGATCAGTATGTGTTAGGTGCGCCATTGTTCAAAAAAGCAACCCTGAACCTGGAGAATGGTAAAAAAGTCATCATTAACTCACCCACAAACAGCCCGGCAAACAGATATATAAGTAGTTTAAGTTATAACGGCAAACCTTATGATCTGAACTGGTTGAGCCATTCGGCTTTGCAAAAGGGTGCAGTAATTAATATTAAAATGTCTGCAATACCTAACAAGCAACGGGGAATTAAAGATGCAGATGTGCCTTACTCTTTATCAACAGAAAAATAATTTAAAACTTAAATTTTTATCCTGATCAAATACGTTTAATTTTAACGCGATTAATTACAAATAATGCCCCGTAGTACTATGGCTAAAACATCAATTATAGCAGCCTTATTAGGCTTATTCACTTATTCGGCTGCATCGGCACAAAGCAGCGCTTCAATTATGGCCCGCAAACAAGTGCCGGTAGTATGCTATCACCAAATACGCGACTGGCGCCCGAAAGATTCAAAAACTGCCAAAGATTATATTATACCAATAGCCGCCTTTAAGGACCACATCAAAATGCTGGCTGATAGTGGTTATCATACTATTTTGCCCGACCAGCTCTATGCTTATCTGACCAAAGGTACCCCGCTTCCCAAAAAACCAATAATGCTGACTTTTGACGATACCGACGAAGATCAGTTTACTATTGCCAACCCTACACTTAAAAAGTATGGTTTTAAAGGCGTATATTTTGTAATGACTGTATCAATCGGTCGCCCGCATTATATGACGGCCGATATGATCAAAAAATTATCTGACGAGGGCAATATCATCGGAAGCCACACCTGGGATCACCATCGCGTTGACAAGCTATCGCACAATGGCGTGCTGAAAATTATGGGTAAAAATGGCAAGATAACCACCAAACCAACCGACGATTGGGTTACCCAGATTGATAAACCAACCAAGAAACTGGAAGAAATTACTGGTAAAAAGATAGACTATTTTGCTTATCCGTTCGGCGTTTGGAAAAAACCGGTATTGCCTGAAATTCAAAAACGTGGTTTCAAATTAGCTTTTCAACTGGCTGATAAACGCGACCCGGATTATCCGCTAATGACCGTTCGCCGTATTTTAGACAGTGGTTACTGGAGCACTAAAACTTTCAGCAACAATATAAGACAAAGTTTTTAATAGTAACGGGGGCTTCGATAATATCGAAGCCCTTTTACATTACACCTTTCTACCGGGCTTATTTTCGCCTTTATCAACCGCTGGTTCCTCTGCCGGTGGTCCGGGATCTCCGCTGTCATTGTCGGGTGTTACGGTTGGTACCCGTACTTCATCAGCTTCAGTTTGTTCATTTTCCTGCTCTCCTTTAGTATAATTATCAGGATCGGCGTTGGTAACAGAATTATCCTGGTTGGTTATTTGCTCATCCTTCGGATTCGATGCATTATCAGGCGCTATATGATCAGTCATGGTATCTGAATTTAGTTACAAATAGAACAGCCGGCATTGCAACATGTTTTATATGTTGTTCTTTACCTGCTATTATTTCAAAATCCTCGGGCGAGAACTGCTTCAGCGCTTTTGTTTTGCTACTAACATGTAGTCCCTAACGGGACTTCCATAAGATACTTTATCTTTGCAGTAAATGGCGCAAAACATTTCAGCATATAGTGCACTCATAAAAGCGGAGGCCCAGCGCCTGGGCTTTATGTTTTGCGGTATTGCTAAAGCTGTTTTTTTGGAAGAGGAAGCCCCGCGACTGGAAGCCTGGCTAAAAGCCGGTATGCACGGCGAAATGCAGTACATGGAGAACCATTTTGACAAACGCCTTGACCCCCGTTTGCTTGTTGACGGCGCCAAATCGGTGATATCATTAGCGCTTAATTATTATACCGATGCGGAGCAAACTGATCCGCTTGCACCAAAGATATCAAAGTACGCATACGGCGCTGACTACCATTACGTTATAAAAGATAAATTAAAGCAACTGTTAAACTTTATCCATCAGGAAATTGGCGAGGTTAACGGCCGTGCGTTTGTGGATTCGGCCCCGGTGCTGGATAAAGCCTGGGCTAAAAAAGCGGGACTTGGATGGGTAGGCAAAAACACTAATCTGATCAATAAACAATCGGGCTCGTTCTTCTTTTTGGCGGAACTGATTGTAGACCTGGAACTGGAATATGATGTAGCCCCTACAGCCGACCATTGCGGTACCTGCACCCGCTGTATTGATGCCTGCCCTACCGAGGCCATTGTAGCCCCGTACGTGGTTGATGGCAGCCGGTGTATCTCATACCTCACCATCGAGTTGAAAAACGAACTGCCACAGGAATTTAAGGGCAAAACCGATAACTGGATGTTTGGCTGCGATGTTTGCCAGGATGTTTGTCCCTGGAATAAATTTTCTGTACTGCATAATGAACCTGCTTTTGAACCGCACCCCGAGTTATTAGGCATCAGCAAAAATGATTGGGAAGATATTACCGAAGAAACATTTCAAAAAGTATTTAAAGGCTCGGCGGTTAAGCGTACTAAATATGCGGGTTTAAAACGTAACATCGCTTTTATAAAATGAGGCCATTTTTATTGTTCGTGTTTTTAATGCTTAGCATTCCGATTCTTGCCCAAACCTTAAACATTCGGGAAAGGAAACCAGACGCGCTTAATGGTAGTCAGTTTGCAGCATCCATTAGCGATACGGCTATACATTTAAAACAACGCGAGAAGATTATCTACAAAGCCATTAAAAAAGGCAATATCCCTCAATTTTACCGCAAACTGGTAAAGGTTACCGATACCGCCACAATTGATGGCAACCTGACAACCATTGCATACTACGTTATTCCGGATTACTTAGCTATTGGTACAGACAGCAATTATTTTTATTGCCCCATGACACCCGCTTTAGCCCAACGTGTAGCTAACAAATTGAAATGTAGCTTACCTACACGTAAAATGGTGAACACCATATATCAGCAAGCCGGAACAAAGCTTTCACCATTGCCTATACCGCCCTCACCGGCTATGATCACCGTACCTGTATTTATAAAACACGTCGGTATGCTGAAACAACAGCGCGATAGCCTGGGCAACAAATTTATGTTGGGTAATTTGGTAGGTGGTGATAAAAAAGATGTAATCGTATCCAACCGGATATACAATGATACCAGCAACTATCATGTGGTAATTTACGGCTGGCACAAAATATCAACCGGGAAAGCCATTCAACCTTTATATGCCCGGCACCTTAATAACTGGGCCGATTACAGTCATGGCATCCGTTTAATTCAAAACAGGGTTTGGGTAAATGGCAAGGCCACCAGCATAAAAAAGGTGCTCCGATCGGAACACCTGAATATTTTATTGAGCGATGAAGGCGTTATCAAAAAGCCTTATTATCCTGCTAAAACCAATTATTAACCTTTCTTAAACTTATCGGCCAGCTGCTTCAGCATATCGTCATCAACGGGTTTAGC of the Mucilaginibacter boryungensis genome contains:
- the ruvB gene encoding Holliday junction branch migration DNA helicase RuvB, with protein sequence MNEHLDPDRERLSATEYDIEKVLRPQAFEDFTGQQKILANLKIFVQAARQRGEALDHVLLHGPPGLGKTTLSHIIANEMGVGIKITSGPVLDKPGDLAGLLTNLEAGDILFIDEIHRLSPLVEEYLYSAMEDFKIDIMLESGPNARSVQLSLNPFTLVGATTRSGLLTAPLRARFGINSRLEYYDAKLLTTILLRSASILKTPISDEGAYEIARRSRGTPRIANALLRRTRDFAQIKGDGNIDTDIAKYALNALNVDEHGLDEMDNKILSTIIEKFKGGPVGLKTIATAVGEDEGTIEEVYEPFLIQEGFLMRTSRGREATEHAYKHLGLFKSGGSQTLF
- a CDS encoding polysaccharide deacetylase family protein, with the protein product MAKTSIIAALLGLFTYSAASAQSSASIMARKQVPVVCYHQIRDWRPKDSKTAKDYIIPIAAFKDHIKMLADSGYHTILPDQLYAYLTKGTPLPKKPIMLTFDDTDEDQFTIANPTLKKYGFKGVYFVMTVSIGRPHYMTADMIKKLSDEGNIIGSHTWDHHRVDKLSHNGVLKIMGKNGKITTKPTDDWVTQIDKPTKKLEEITGKKIDYFAYPFGVWKKPVLPEIQKRGFKLAFQLADKRDPDYPLMTVRRILDSGYWSTKTFSNNIRQSF
- a CDS encoding POT family MFS transporter, producing MTKDTLAVPAEKKSRFPKAVPYIIGNEAAERFSFYGMRSILTLFLVNQFFNPTNNPALTEQANAHGNKLHHLFVMVAYALPFVGGMIADWFTGKYKLILYVSLIYCLGHFLLATFDGGLTGFEIGLLVVAIGAGGIKSCVSANVGDQFDATNQDLLSKVYGWFYFSINAGSMISTVAIPWTYEHFGPRWAFGIPGILMALATIIFFSGRKKYVKVPPQGVNRNNMVFITWYALTHSSKRKPGQSLLDVAKESYLPERVEGVKAVYRVMVVFFFALAFWAVWDQCLSEWTLYADKMDRNINLGFTSFTVLPGQLSTINTVFLLLFIPLFNYVIYPWFDKKGLKTTPLRRLGTGLILTALSFVVIGFTHKSIEHGGTPSIWWQVLAFMILSAAEVLVSITGLEYAYTHSPKSMKSTMTGIWFLVVSFGNLITALVNGQIESGGWWARNLRGANYEWFFVAFISVFIIVFMIVSPRMKERNYITDPYVGENEIAANAEKL
- a CDS encoding polyprenol monophosphomannose synthase; this encodes MPDSIVIIPTYNEKENVERMIRKVFSLQHDFHVLIIDDGSPDGTPQIVKSLQNEYTGRLHIEERAGKQGLGTAYIHGFRWCLERDYEYIFEMDCDFSHNPEDLIRLRQACIDGADMSVGSRYVTGVNVVNWPMSRVLMSYFASVYVRFITGEDVRDFTAGFVCYKRKVLQTIELHKIKFVGYAFQIEMKYTTIKHGFQLIEVPIIFTDRTEGSSKMSGGIFYEAFFGVIQMKLNSIFRKYPEG
- a CDS encoding GH92 family glycosyl hydrolase; amino-acid sequence: MKKILLAIVFAGTVVAVKAQMVNKVTDPVEYVNPLMGSASKPDLSNGNTYPAIALPWGMNFWTPQTGKMGNGWAYTYDADKIRGFKQTHQPSPWMNDYGQFSIMPVSGHMALSEYKRASWFSHKAEVSKPYYYSVYLADHDITTEITPTERAAQFRFTFPKSDSSFVVIDALDRGSYIKIIPGENKIIGYTTRYARSKLTNFKNYFVIYVDKPFTLAHAWKDSSVVKDSLELTSKHSGAVIGFKTRKGEVVNLKVASSFISFAQAELNLKREVGTNSFNTTMTNAKAIWNKTLSRIQVEGGSVDQTRTFYSCLYRMLFFPNKLYELDANNKPTHWSPYTGKVYPGYMFAGTGFWDTFRALYPFLNLMYPSINKEMQEGLINDYKEGGWLPEWSSPGYAPIMIGNNSASVVSDAYIKGMRGYDIKTLYDALLHGANNVGPGGTGRTGVEYYNTLGYVPYDVKIDENAARTLEYAYDDFTIYQLGKALGRPKAETDIYKNRSMNYKKLFDPQTGLMRGKNKDGSFETPFNPFKWGDAFTEGNSWHYSWSVFHDINGLIGLMGGKKAFVNKLDSVFILPPVFDDSYYQGVIHEIREMQIMNMGQYAHGNQPIQHMLYLYNYGSQPWKTQYWVREAMNRLYKATPDGYCGDEDNGQTSAWYVFSAMGFYPVCPATDQYVLGAPLFKKATLNLENGKKVIINSPTNSPANRYISSLSYNGKPYDLNWLSHSALQKGAVINIKMSAIPNKQRGIKDADVPYSLSTEK
- the queG gene encoding tRNA epoxyqueuosine(34) reductase QueG, which produces MAQNISAYSALIKAEAQRLGFMFCGIAKAVFLEEEAPRLEAWLKAGMHGEMQYMENHFDKRLDPRLLVDGAKSVISLALNYYTDAEQTDPLAPKISKYAYGADYHYVIKDKLKQLLNFIHQEIGEVNGRAFVDSAPVLDKAWAKKAGLGWVGKNTNLINKQSGSFFFLAELIVDLELEYDVAPTADHCGTCTRCIDACPTEAIVAPYVVDGSRCISYLTIELKNELPQEFKGKTDNWMFGCDVCQDVCPWNKFSVLHNEPAFEPHPELLGISKNDWEDITEETFQKVFKGSAVKRTKYAGLKRNIAFIK
- a CDS encoding acetyl-CoA C-acyltransferase codes for the protein MKEVVIVAATRTPIGSFGGSLASLSATQLGAIVIKSAVEKAGVKPQQVQEVYFGNVMSANLGQAPATQAAKFAGLPDMPATTINKVCASGMKAVMLAAQSIALGQQDIVVAGGMESMSNVPYYLDKARTGYRLGHGQITDGLIKDGLWDVYNDYHMGSAAELCAVDCNVTREQQDAFAIESYKRSQQAIADSKFKDEITPVEIKDRKGDVTLFTTDEEPAAVKFDKIPSLKPVFKKDGTVTAANASTLNDGAAALVLMSREKADELGIKPLARIVAYADAQQAPEWFTTAPSKAIPLALHNAKLSADQIDFFEINEAFSVVAIANNQILKLDPTKVNVNGGAVALGHPLGASGARIIVTLAHVLQQNKGKFGVAGICNGGGGASAIVIENLR